Proteins encoded by one window of Halobacteriovoraceae bacterium:
- the rpoC gene encoding DNA-directed RNA polymerase subunit beta', with amino-acid sequence MKDLLNFFDKPKDPISVEAVSVKMASPDTIREWSFGEVKKPETINYRTFKPERDGLFCAKIFGPIKDYECICGKYKRMKHRGVVCEKCGVEVTLSKVRRERCGHIELAAPVAHIWFLRSLPSRLGALLNLTLKELEKVLYYEAYIVTKSATDGVDGGLDVGRVISEQQYHELKSSGVDFEAGMGGETIKELLRKVDLDISNKELRRGLRSATTDVSRQKIIKRLKVVESLLKSDNRPEWFMMDVIPVLPPDLRPLVPLEAGRFATSDLNDLYRRVINRNNRLKRLKELNAPEIIIRNEKRMLQESVDALFDNGRRGKVFTGANKRPLRSLSDMLKGKQGRFRQNLLGKRVDYSGRSVIVVGPNLRLHQCGLPKLMALELFKPFIYNKLIDKGHCTTIKVAKRMVDHQKQEVWDILEEVVQEHPVLLNRAPTLHRLGIQGFEPVLIEGKAIRLHPLVCTAFNADFDGDQMAVHVPLSLEAQVECRVLCMSTNNILSPKDGTPIIVPTQDIVLGLYYMTRIRPFARGYGKLFSSKEEAQFAYHTGNVHLQAPIKIRLNGQLVETTVGRTFVYNEVPDCLEYSDINKVLGKKALGKLIDLTYRKGSEKDTVLLADSIMRLGYYMATKAGISINVKDMEIPKEKEGILADAYAEVDGITEEYNEGSITNGERYNKIVDVWAQTNEKLTKVMIESLSTDEFVSEDGKEKDTAPSFNSLFMMADSGARGSTAQIRQLAGMRGLMAKPSGEIIETPITSNFREGLSVLQYFASTHGARKGLADTALKTANSGYLTRRLVDVAQDGIIRNTDCGTTDGITLTSLVEAGEIVEHVADRAMGRVTAQAIVDSTGTEIYPRNFLLTEEQKEVLIERGVDQIKVRSVLTCEERHGFCASCFGRDLARGGMVSIGETVGVIAAQSIGEPGTQLTMRTFHVGGTATAGAQVNKSEVRTSGIIHFENVTVTETKEGKTVVMNKIGEIIIKTAQGEEKERHAAIYGSRLFCKAGDTVNVGDTILEWDPFAIPILSEVKGFAKYEDLVVGGTVNEQVDSVTGLAHKVIVESKDTQLQPRVTVVDENGDPIIIPGTKRHASYRLPVGANISVDEGAEVDAGVAIAKVQRETTKTKDITGGLPRVAELFEARKPANAAQISDVSGTIEFGSEVRGNRRIIVKPEDGTDPITYTIPKGRYVIVNEGDYVRAGDPIMDGPSNPHDILRVMGVKELAKYIVDEIQEVYRLQGVKIDDKHIEVIVSQMLKKVEITDAGDSTLIVGDSILKGQLKEINDDLIANGEEPAKGRPLLLGITKASLTTESFISAASFQETTKVLTQAALEGKADTLMGLKENVIMGRLIPAGSGISRYRDFDAVCEKEEIVEDTVTLTI; translated from the coding sequence GTGAAAGATTTACTTAATTTTTTTGATAAACCAAAAGATCCCATTAGCGTAGAGGCCGTTTCTGTGAAAATGGCCTCACCTGACACAATAAGAGAATGGTCATTTGGTGAAGTAAAGAAACCTGAAACTATTAACTATAGAACTTTTAAACCAGAGAGAGATGGTCTGTTTTGTGCAAAGATTTTTGGACCGATAAAGGACTATGAATGCATTTGCGGAAAATACAAAAGAATGAAACACAGAGGCGTTGTTTGTGAAAAATGTGGCGTTGAAGTTACACTTTCCAAAGTAAGACGTGAAAGATGTGGTCATATTGAGCTTGCTGCTCCTGTTGCTCACATTTGGTTTTTACGATCGTTGCCTTCTCGATTAGGAGCCCTCCTAAATTTAACCCTCAAAGAATTAGAAAAAGTTCTTTATTATGAAGCTTATATCGTTACAAAATCTGCAACAGATGGAGTTGACGGTGGGCTTGATGTCGGAAGAGTTATCTCTGAACAACAATATCATGAATTAAAGTCCTCAGGAGTTGACTTTGAAGCAGGAATGGGTGGAGAAACAATCAAAGAATTATTAAGAAAAGTTGATCTTGATATCAGTAATAAAGAGTTGCGAAGAGGTCTTAGATCAGCAACGACAGATGTATCAAGACAAAAAATCATTAAAAGACTAAAGGTTGTGGAATCTTTATTGAAATCTGATAACAGACCTGAGTGGTTTATGATGGATGTCATTCCCGTTTTACCACCAGATCTTAGACCATTAGTTCCCCTAGAAGCGGGAAGATTTGCAACTTCAGATTTAAATGATCTTTATAGACGTGTCATTAATAGAAACAACCGTTTAAAGAGATTAAAAGAACTAAATGCTCCTGAAATTATAATCAGAAACGAAAAACGAATGTTACAAGAATCTGTTGATGCACTTTTCGATAATGGAAGAAGAGGAAAAGTATTTACAGGTGCTAACAAAAGGCCATTAAGATCACTCTCTGACATGCTAAAAGGTAAACAAGGGCGATTCCGTCAAAACCTTCTCGGTAAACGTGTTGATTATTCAGGCAGATCAGTTATTGTCGTTGGCCCAAATTTAAGATTGCATCAATGTGGATTACCAAAATTGATGGCCCTTGAGCTCTTTAAACCATTTATTTACAATAAATTAATTGACAAGGGGCATTGTACAACGATCAAAGTTGCTAAAAGAATGGTTGATCACCAAAAACAAGAAGTGTGGGATATCTTAGAGGAAGTTGTACAAGAACATCCTGTTTTATTAAACAGAGCTCCTACTCTTCACAGACTTGGGATCCAAGGCTTCGAACCAGTTTTAATAGAAGGAAAAGCAATTCGTTTGCATCCTCTGGTTTGTACTGCGTTTAATGCAGACTTTGATGGTGACCAGATGGCCGTTCACGTTCCACTATCACTTGAAGCACAGGTAGAATGTCGTGTTTTATGTATGTCTACTAATAATATTCTATCACCCAAAGATGGAACTCCAATAATAGTTCCAACTCAAGATATTGTTCTTGGTCTGTATTATATGACAAGAATCCGTCCTTTTGCTCGTGGATATGGAAAACTCTTTTCTTCAAAAGAAGAAGCACAATTTGCTTACCACACTGGTAATGTTCATTTGCAAGCACCAATAAAGATTAGGTTAAATGGGCAATTAGTAGAAACTACTGTCGGCCGTACTTTCGTGTACAATGAAGTGCCTGACTGTCTTGAGTATTCTGATATAAACAAAGTGCTTGGTAAAAAAGCACTTGGGAAACTGATTGATTTAACATATAGAAAAGGTTCTGAAAAAGACACCGTTTTACTTGCTGACTCAATTATGAGACTTGGTTACTACATGGCAACCAAAGCAGGTATTTCAATTAATGTTAAAGACATGGAAATTCCCAAAGAAAAAGAAGGAATTCTTGCAGATGCATATGCAGAGGTTGATGGTATAACAGAAGAATATAATGAAGGTTCCATAACAAATGGCGAAAGATATAACAAAATAGTAGATGTATGGGCCCAAACCAACGAAAAACTTACAAAAGTTATGATTGAAAGTCTTTCTACAGATGAATTCGTAAGTGAAGATGGAAAAGAAAAAGACACAGCTCCATCATTCAATTCACTTTTTATGATGGCCGACTCTGGTGCTAGGGGTTCAACTGCTCAGATTAGACAATTGGCAGGTATGCGTGGTTTGATGGCCAAACCATCTGGTGAAATTATTGAAACACCTATCACATCAAATTTCCGTGAAGGCTTGTCAGTTCTACAATATTTTGCTTCTACTCACGGAGCACGTAAAGGACTGGCCGATACAGCTCTTAAAACAGCAAACTCAGGTTACCTAACTCGAAGACTAGTTGATGTTGCTCAAGATGGTATTATCAGAAACACAGATTGTGGAACAACTGATGGTATAACTTTAACATCTCTAGTTGAGGCAGGAGAGATAGTTGAACACGTTGCGGATAGAGCAATGGGTAGAGTTACAGCACAAGCAATTGTAGATTCGACAGGGACAGAGATTTATCCTAGAAATTTTTTACTGACTGAAGAGCAAAAAGAAGTTCTCATAGAAAGAGGAGTTGATCAAATTAAAGTCAGATCAGTTTTAACTTGTGAAGAGAGACATGGTTTTTGCGCTAGCTGTTTTGGTAGAGACTTGGCCAGAGGTGGAATGGTAAGCATTGGAGAGACTGTAGGAGTAATTGCAGCTCAATCAATTGGTGAGCCAGGTACACAGCTAACGATGAGAACATTCCACGTTGGAGGAACGGCTACCGCAGGTGCTCAAGTAAATAAATCAGAAGTTAGAACTAGTGGTATCATTCATTTTGAAAATGTCACGGTTACCGAGACTAAAGAAGGCAAAACTGTTGTCATGAATAAAATCGGGGAGATTATAATCAAAACTGCCCAAGGTGAAGAAAAAGAAAGACATGCTGCCATTTATGGATCAAGACTGTTCTGTAAGGCAGGTGATACTGTTAACGTAGGGGACACAATCCTTGAATGGGATCCATTTGCAATTCCAATATTATCAGAAGTAAAAGGTTTTGCGAAATATGAAGACTTAGTTGTTGGTGGTACCGTAAATGAACAAGTGGATTCAGTAACAGGATTAGCTCATAAAGTGATAGTTGAATCCAAAGATACACAACTTCAACCAAGAGTTACTGTTGTAGATGAAAATGGTGACCCAATAATAATTCCAGGAACTAAACGTCATGCAAGTTATCGTCTCCCTGTTGGAGCAAATATCTCAGTTGACGAAGGTGCCGAGGTAGATGCTGGTGTCGCTATTGCAAAAGTTCAGCGTGAAACAACTAAAACGAAAGATATTACGGGTGGTTTACCAAGAGTAGCAGAACTATTTGAGGCCAGAAAGCCTGCTAATGCAGCTCAAATTTCTGATGTTTCTGGAACTATTGAATTTGGTTCTGAGGTAAGAGGTAATAGAAGAATTATTGTTAAACCAGAAGATGGAACTGATCCAATTACATATACGATTCCTAAAGGTCGATATGTAATAGTGAATGAGGGTGACTATGTGAGAGCTGGTGACCCTATTATGGATGGCCCTTCGAACCCTCATGATATTTTACGTGTTATGGGTGTCAAGGAACTTGCTAAATATATTGTTGATGAAATTCAGGAAGTTTATAGACTACAAGGTGTTAAAATTGATGATAAGCACATTGAAGTTATTGTCTCGCAAATGCTCAAAAAAGTTGAAATTACTGATGCTGGAGATTCCACTCTCATCGTAGGTGATTCGATTTTGAAAGGACAACTGAAAGAAATCAATGATGATTTAATTGCTAATGGTGAAGAACCTGCAAAAGGAAGACCCTTATTACTAGGGATCACAAAAGCATCATTGACAACTGAATCATTTATATCTGCTGCATCTTTCCAAGAAACCACTAAAGTGCTTACTCAGGCCGCTCTTGAGGGAAAAGCTGATACCCTGATGGGACTTAAAGAAAACGTTATCATGGGAAGATTAATTCCAGCAGGATCAGGTATTTCTAGATACAGAGATTTTGATGCTGTTTGTGAAAAAGAAGAAATTGTTGAAGATACTGTTACATTAACCATATAA
- the rpsG gene encoding 30S ribosomal protein S7, which translates to MSRKHRATPRLVLPDSVYQDVVVTKFVNALMFGGKKSTAEGVFYGALRIVEERTGEEPLKTFKKALSNVKPAVEVKSRRIGGTTYQIPSEVRPQRRQSLAIRWIRDNARDRNGKSMMVKLADEIIDAANNRGGSVKKREDVYKMAEANKAFAHLKW; encoded by the coding sequence ATGAGTAGAAAACATAGAGCAACCCCACGTTTAGTGCTACCAGATTCTGTATATCAGGATGTAGTTGTTACTAAATTTGTTAATGCCTTGATGTTTGGAGGGAAGAAGTCTACCGCTGAAGGTGTTTTTTACGGTGCTTTAAGAATTGTTGAGGAAAGAACCGGCGAAGAGCCCCTTAAGACTTTTAAAAAAGCTCTTAGCAATGTAAAGCCAGCAGTAGAAGTGAAGTCTAGACGAATTGGTGGAACAACTTATCAAATTCCATCAGAGGTTAGGCCTCAAAGGCGTCAATCTTTGGCGATCCGTTGGATTAGAGACAACGCAAGAGATAGAAATGGTAAGTCCATGATGGTAAAGCTTGCAGATGAAATAATAGACGCTGCAAATAATCGCGGTGGATCTGTTAAGAAGAGAGAAGATGTATACAAAATGGCCGAGGCCAATAAAGCATTTGCTCATCTGAAGTGGTAG
- the rplV gene encoding 50S ribosomal protein L22 — translation MAILVKNRRVGVAPRKVRAVCDLIRKKKASDALKVLRFCEKKEISLMLTKLINSGLTIASDSEKYDIDNLIISKISADDGPTLKRIRPRAQGRAFRVRKRTSHVTVELKEA, via the coding sequence ATGGCCATTTTAGTAAAAAATAGAAGAGTTGGCGTGGCACCTAGAAAGGTAAGGGCCGTTTGTGACTTAATTCGAAAAAAGAAGGCTTCAGATGCATTAAAAGTATTAAGATTTTGTGAGAAGAAAGAGATTTCTTTGATGCTCACGAAACTTATTAATAGTGGACTAACTATTGCTTCTGATTCGGAAAAATATGACATAGATAATTTAATTATCTCAAAAATATCTGCTGATGATGGACCTACTCTGAAGAGAATTCGCCCGAGAGCGCAAGGTAGGGCTTTTCGAGTAAGAAAAAGAACGAGTCATGTAACAGTTGAACTTAAAGAAGCGTAG
- the rplW gene encoding 50S ribosomal protein L23, whose amino-acid sequence MLLEDVLLKPVITEKASVVTEETNRYGFQVALKANKFQIKNAVEKLYDVKVLDVKTSVRPGKMKRFGKSVKKSQKSKRAFIKLAEGQKIEFFSGI is encoded by the coding sequence ATGTTGTTGGAAGATGTACTATTAAAACCAGTTATTACTGAAAAAGCATCGGTTGTTACAGAAGAGACAAATCGATATGGATTCCAGGTTGCTTTAAAGGCCAATAAATTTCAGATAAAAAATGCTGTAGAGAAACTCTACGATGTGAAAGTACTTGATGTTAAAACAAGTGTAAGGCCAGGCAAAATGAAAAGATTTGGCAAAAGTGTAAAAAAATCACAAAAATCAAAAAGAGCTTTTATAAAATTGGCCGAAGGCCAGAAAATTGAGTTCTTTAGCGGTATTTAA
- the rpsJ gene encoding 30S ribosomal protein S10, protein MKATRLRIKLRAYDYKLLDVSVDEIVQTAKDTGARVAGPIPLPTEINKFTVLRSPHKDKKSREQFEMRTHKRLIDILEPTQQTIDSLMKLDLSSGVDVELKY, encoded by the coding sequence ATGAAAGCGACTCGTTTAAGAATCAAACTTAGAGCGTATGATTACAAATTACTAGATGTTTCTGTAGATGAAATTGTGCAAACCGCAAAAGATACCGGTGCAAGAGTTGCTGGACCAATACCTTTGCCAACAGAAATAAATAAATTTACAGTACTACGATCTCCTCACAAGGATAAGAAATCCAGAGAGCAGTTTGAAATGAGAACTCATAAGAGATTGATAGATATATTAGAACCTACTCAACAAACAATAGATAGTCTAATGAAGTTAGACTTGTCATCAGGTGTTGATGTAGAACTTAAATACTAG
- the rpsL gene encoding 30S ribosomal protein S12 has protein sequence MPTINQLIRKGRIDKYTKTKSPALKACPQRRGVCTRVYTTTPKKPNSAMRKVCRVRLTSGFEVTSYIGGEGHNLQEHSIVLIRGGRVKDLPGVRYHTVRGSLDATGVDKRRQARSKYGAKRPKK, from the coding sequence ATGCCTACTATTAACCAATTAATTAGAAAAGGTCGCATAGACAAGTATACAAAAACAAAGTCACCTGCGCTTAAGGCCTGTCCACAAAGAAGAGGTGTTTGCACAAGAGTTTATACGACCACTCCAAAAAAACCAAACTCTGCTATGAGAAAGGTTTGTAGGGTTCGTTTAACCAGCGGATTCGAAGTGACTTCATATATTGGAGGAGAAGGTCACAATCTCCAGGAACACTCAATTGTTTTGATTAGAGGTGGGAGAGTAAAAGATCTACCAGGTGTTCGCTATCACACAGTTAGGGGTTCATTAGATGCTACTGGCGTAGATAAAAGAAGACAAGCACGTTCAAAATATGGTGCTAAAAGACCTAAGAAATAA
- the rpsS gene encoding 30S ribosomal protein S19, producing MARSLKKGPFVDEHLLRKVMALQDDSGKANKVIKTWSRRSTIVPEFIGLTFAVHNGKKFIPVYVTDNMIGHKLGEFSLTRTFYGHGADKKNKK from the coding sequence ATGGCCCGTTCATTAAAAAAAGGACCATTTGTTGATGAGCATTTGTTGAGAAAGGTTATGGCCCTACAAGACGATAGTGGAAAAGCAAATAAGGTAATAAAAACTTGGTCGAGAAGATCTACGATAGTTCCAGAGTTTATTGGCCTCACATTTGCGGTTCATAACGGGAAAAAATTTATACCTGTTTATGTTACAGATAATATGATTGGACATAAACTTGGTGAGTTTTCTTTAACGAGAACATTCTACGGACATGGTGCCGATAAGAAAAATAAAAAGTAA
- the rplD gene encoding 50S ribosomal protein L4, which translates to MTEINVLNSKFENSDVLKTDVSLTPENINVPVVHQVVKATLAGRRQGNSCTKTRAEVSGGGIKPFKQKGTGRARQGSIRSAIQVGGGRAHGPKPRNYDQKVNKKVAIKAIQSVIADKLQAGKLTVVEKFNSDGKTKSMYKLLSERGLLPALVVAQDRNDLAIRAARNLQWGKGQSVEGFSVYEAVKYENLVIEKAALESLLKRLV; encoded by the coding sequence ATGACTGAGATAAACGTACTAAATTCAAAATTTGAAAACTCTGATGTGTTAAAGACTGATGTTAGTTTAACTCCAGAGAATATAAATGTTCCGGTTGTTCATCAAGTTGTAAAAGCGACACTGGCCGGAAGAAGACAAGGAAATTCTTGTACTAAAACTAGGGCTGAAGTTTCGGGTGGTGGTATAAAGCCATTTAAACAAAAAGGTACAGGGCGAGCAAGACAAGGTTCAATTCGTTCAGCAATTCAAGTTGGAGGAGGGAGAGCTCATGGCCCAAAACCAAGAAATTATGACCAAAAAGTTAATAAAAAAGTGGCTATTAAAGCAATTCAATCTGTAATCGCAGATAAGTTGCAGGCTGGAAAATTAACTGTTGTTGAAAAATTCAATTCCGATGGTAAAACAAAATCAATGTATAAATTGTTGAGTGAAAGAGGATTGTTGCCAGCATTAGTTGTTGCTCAGGATCGAAACGATCTAGCAATTAGAGCAGCAAGAAATCTTCAATGGGGAAAAGGTCAATCAGTTGAAGGCTTCAGTGTTTATGAAGCTGTCAAATATGAAAACCTTGTAATAGAGAAGGCCGCTTTGGAAAGTCTTCTGAAAAGGTTGGTGTAA
- the rplC gene encoding 50S ribosomal protein L3: protein MSENAKVDLSAFYAKKAGMTRIFDEQGNHIPVTVIELIPNFISQVKTSEKEGYTAYQVTYGNKREKLVNKPTKGILAKAKIDSNTTKFFEVKSSEVSEENLGRELDLSAFESGSYVDITGITKGKGFQGTIKRFNFAGGPGSHGSHFHRSPGSIGNRATPARVFKLKKMPGHMGSIKQTTQNLKIVEVNTDQGYMLVKGSVPGSKNSFVKISKALKK, encoded by the coding sequence ATGTCTGAAAATGCTAAAGTAGATCTATCTGCTTTTTATGCAAAAAAAGCGGGTATGACCAGAATTTTTGATGAGCAGGGTAATCATATTCCTGTTACTGTTATCGAATTAATTCCAAATTTCATATCTCAAGTTAAAACCTCTGAAAAAGAAGGCTATACTGCCTATCAAGTTACATATGGAAATAAGCGTGAAAAATTAGTAAATAAACCTACTAAAGGTATTTTAGCTAAGGCCAAAATAGATTCAAATACTACAAAATTTTTTGAGGTTAAATCTAGTGAAGTTTCCGAGGAAAATCTTGGAAGAGAGTTGGATTTAAGCGCTTTCGAAAGTGGATCATATGTAGACATTACTGGGATCACTAAAGGAAAGGGTTTTCAAGGGACAATAAAACGTTTTAATTTTGCAGGGGGACCTGGATCACATGGTTCTCACTTTCATAGATCTCCTGGTTCAATCGGAAACAGAGCAACACCTGCTAGAGTTTTCAAACTTAAAAAAATGCCTGGACACATGGGGTCAATAAAGCAAACTACGCAAAATTTAAAAATAGTAGAAGTAAATACTGATCAAGGCTATATGTTGGTCAAAGGATCTGTTCCTGGATCTAAAAATAGCTTTGTTAAAATTTCAAAAGCTTTGAAGAAGTAA
- the fusA gene encoding elongation factor G, producing MSQVSLDKVRNIGIMAHIDAGKTTTTERILFYTGKNYKIGEVHDGAATMDWMVQEQERGITITSAATTCFWKDANINIIDTPGHVDFTIEVERSLRVLDGAIGVFDAVSGVEPQSETVWGQADKYNVPRLAFANKMDRVGASFFNTIDEIRTKLNKKAAAIQIPIGSESDFAGVIDLVRMKAIFFPEENQGQQIVEEEIPSDMIEDSKLYREELIEVLSDYFDDMAEKFLDGYEFLEDEMRDYIRRAVIEKEFVPVLCGSAFKNKGVQPLLDAVVYYLPSPIDRGEIAGISAKDNETEFTRKPDEKELFSALAFKISSDPFVGTLTYIRIYSGELKLGQTIFNPLKKKKEKISKILLMHANKREELKSAKVGDIVALAGLKYTTTGETLCAEHKPIIFDLMDFPEAVISIAIEPKTSSDEEKLVSALETLKIEDPSFEFKNNKETGQLLIYGMGELHLEIIVDRLTRDFKVGINVGRPQVSYRESIVSERIEEETFNKEVSGKVQFGHCKLKISPYDFQSGVKFESILTKRDIPQSYIDEIEKSILNTAPGGALAGYPFINIKATLIEAKFDEVNSIELAYAIAASKAFTEACRKAGLCLLEPIMDLEVVTPTEYNGEVIADVNAKRGKILGMEPKGEKEQLKAEVPLAEMFGYSTDLRSKTQGRANFSMTFKKYEEIPSTLAKKILEKRGIYI from the coding sequence ATGAGTCAAGTCTCGCTAGATAAAGTTCGCAATATTGGGATCATGGCCCATATTGATGCTGGAAAAACCACAACCACAGAACGTATTTTATTTTATACTGGAAAAAACTATAAGATAGGAGAGGTTCATGATGGTGCGGCCACTATGGACTGGATGGTACAAGAGCAAGAACGAGGCATTACAATTACAAGTGCTGCAACAACATGTTTTTGGAAAGATGCCAATATTAATATCATTGACACACCTGGGCATGTTGATTTTACGATTGAAGTTGAGAGGTCTCTTCGTGTTCTCGATGGTGCAATTGGTGTCTTTGATGCAGTTTCAGGAGTTGAGCCTCAGTCGGAAACAGTGTGGGGACAAGCAGATAAATATAATGTACCAAGACTTGCGTTTGCAAATAAAATGGACAGAGTAGGTGCTAGCTTTTTTAATACTATAGATGAAATTCGAACAAAACTTAATAAAAAAGCTGCTGCTATCCAAATTCCGATTGGTAGTGAGTCAGATTTCGCAGGTGTTATTGACCTTGTCAGAATGAAGGCCATTTTTTTTCCAGAAGAGAATCAAGGACAACAAATTGTTGAAGAAGAAATTCCATCAGATATGATTGAAGATTCTAAATTGTACAGGGAAGAACTTATTGAAGTATTGTCTGATTATTTTGATGATATGGCGGAAAAGTTTTTAGATGGTTATGAATTTTTAGAAGATGAAATGCGAGATTATATTAGAAGGGCCGTCATTGAAAAAGAATTTGTTCCTGTTCTTTGTGGGAGTGCTTTTAAAAATAAAGGAGTGCAACCCTTACTTGATGCAGTTGTTTATTATCTTCCCTCGCCAATTGATAGAGGAGAGATAGCTGGTATCAGTGCTAAAGATAATGAAACAGAATTTACTCGAAAACCTGATGAAAAAGAATTATTTTCGGCCCTGGCTTTCAAAATTTCAAGTGATCCTTTTGTCGGGACCTTAACGTATATCAGAATTTATTCTGGAGAACTTAAATTAGGGCAGACGATCTTTAATCCTCTTAAAAAAAAGAAAGAAAAAATTTCAAAAATTTTACTTATGCATGCAAATAAACGAGAGGAATTGAAATCAGCAAAAGTTGGAGATATTGTTGCTTTGGCCGGTCTGAAGTATACGACTACTGGTGAGACATTATGTGCTGAACATAAACCAATTATTTTTGATCTAATGGATTTCCCTGAAGCTGTTATCTCTATAGCTATTGAACCTAAAACATCAAGTGATGAGGAAAAACTTGTAAGCGCTCTAGAAACATTAAAAATAGAAGATCCTTCTTTTGAGTTTAAAAACAATAAGGAAACAGGACAACTTCTGATTTATGGTATGGGTGAACTTCACCTTGAAATTATTGTTGATAGACTTACAAGAGATTTTAAGGTTGGAATAAATGTAGGAAGACCACAAGTTAGTTACAGAGAGAGTATAGTTTCTGAAAGAATTGAGGAAGAAACATTTAATAAAGAAGTAAGTGGTAAAGTTCAATTTGGACATTGTAAATTGAAAATTTCACCTTATGATTTTCAAAGTGGTGTCAAATTTGAAAGTATCCTTACAAAGCGTGATATTCCACAAAGTTATATAGATGAAATTGAAAAAAGTATACTTAACACTGCTCCTGGTGGAGCTTTAGCAGGCTACCCTTTCATAAATATTAAAGCAACATTGATTGAGGCAAAATTTGACGAGGTAAATTCAATTGAGCTGGCCTATGCGATTGCAGCATCTAAAGCTTTTACCGAAGCATGCAGAAAAGCAGGACTATGTTTATTAGAGCCGATTATGGACTTAGAAGTTGTTACACCTACAGAGTACAATGGAGAAGTTATTGCTGATGTAAATGCAAAAAGGGGCAAAATACTTGGAATGGAACCTAAAGGCGAAAAAGAGCAATTAAAGGCAGAGGTTCCTTTAGCAGAAATGTTTGGGTATAGTACAGATCTAAGATCGAAGACTCAAGGTAGAGCAAATTTTTCTATGACATTTAAAAAGTATGAAGAGATACCCTCAACCTTGGCCAAGAAAATTTTAGAGAAAAGAGGAATTTATATTTAG
- the rplB gene encoding 50S ribosomal protein L2 — MGIKKFKPTTPSRREMAVLNSDELTKGVKVEKSLLAPQKTIAGRNNYGRITTRHRGGGAKRRYRVIDFKRNKLDIPATVKAIAYDPNRTCNIALLAYADGEKTYILAPLGLKVGDKVISSPNADITVGNAKRLKDIPVGTLVHNIELNPGAGGQLARSAGSYAQVMAKEGIEILLRLPSGELRKVKDTCMATIGQVGNLDHEKRNLGKAGATRHLGIRPTVRGVAMNPVDHPHGGGEGRTSGGRHPVSPWGLPTKGYKTRKNKRTEKFIVKRRKK; from the coding sequence ATGGGAATCAAAAAATTTAAGCCTACAACACCTTCTAGAAGGGAAATGGCCGTTTTAAACAGCGATGAACTTACTAAAGGTGTCAAGGTGGAAAAATCACTTCTGGCACCACAGAAAACAATTGCTGGAAGAAATAATTATGGGAGAATTACGACTCGTCATAGAGGCGGTGGTGCGAAAAGAAGATACAGGGTTATTGACTTTAAGAGAAATAAATTGGATATTCCTGCAACTGTTAAGGCCATTGCATATGATCCTAATAGAACATGTAATATTGCACTACTTGCGTATGCGGATGGGGAAAAAACTTATATTCTTGCACCGCTTGGTTTAAAAGTTGGGGACAAAGTAATATCGTCACCTAATGCAGATATTACTGTTGGTAATGCAAAACGCTTAAAGGACATCCCAGTAGGGACTCTTGTTCACAATATAGAGCTAAATCCGGGAGCTGGTGGTCAACTTGCTCGTTCTGCAGGAAGTTATGCTCAAGTTATGGCAAAAGAGGGAATTGAAATACTTTTGAGACTACCTTCAGGAGAGCTTCGAAAAGTAAAAGATACTTGTATGGCGACTATCGGTCAGGTTGGAAATCTTGACCATGAAAAGCGAAATCTTGGTAAAGCGGGAGCTACACGTCATTTGGGTATCAGACCAACGGTACGTGGTGTTGCAATGAACCCAGTAGATCACCCACACGGAGGGGGAGAAGGTAGAACGTCAGGAGGTAGACATCCTGTATCACCTTGGGGCTTGCCAACAAAGGGATACAAAACAAGAAAAAATAAAAGAACTGAAAAGTTCATCGTTAAAAGACGTAAAAAATAA